The following are encoded together in the Xanthobacter autotrophicus Py2 genome:
- a CDS encoding Invasion associated locus B family protein (PFAM: Invasion associated locus B family protein~KEGG: nha:Nham_0726 invasion associated locus B), producing MALFDRLPAFRLSGISALIVSAVAFAVPAAAQTAAAPSTDAPATVTRSVHDDWTVRCQGEAEKRACEAVQTLQPTGGSGILAHIAVRADKGGPVRLIVLTPPGVWLPTNVALKVAGVTDVVLTFKRCGQFCVASTELDKDQLAALKASSGTGDLVFEDGSRHPIILPLSFKGLGAAMEASLKG from the coding sequence ATGGCGCTTTTCGATCGGCTACCCGCCTTCCGCCTGTCCGGGATCTCCGCACTGATCGTGTCGGCCGTCGCGTTCGCCGTACCCGCCGCCGCCCAGACCGCCGCCGCGCCCTCCACCGATGCCCCGGCCACGGTGACCCGCTCGGTCCATGACGACTGGACGGTGCGGTGCCAGGGCGAGGCCGAGAAGCGCGCCTGCGAGGCGGTGCAGACCCTTCAGCCCACGGGCGGCTCGGGCATCCTCGCCCATATCGCCGTGCGGGCGGACAAGGGCGGCCCGGTCCGCCTCATCGTCCTGACGCCGCCCGGCGTGTGGCTGCCCACGAACGTTGCCCTGAAGGTTGCCGGCGTCACCGACGTGGTGCTCACCTTCAAGCGTTGCGGCCAGTTCTGCGTGGCCTCCACCGAGCTGGACAAGGACCAACTGGCGGCGCTGAAGGCCAGCTCCGGTACGGGCGACCTCGTGTTCGAGGACGGCTCGCGCCATCCCATCATCCTGCCCCTGTCCTTCAAGGGCCTCGGCGCAGCCATGGAAGCCAGCCTCAAGGGCTGA